A window from Populus trichocarpa isolate Nisqually-1 chromosome 3, P.trichocarpa_v4.1, whole genome shotgun sequence encodes these proteins:
- the LOC7460254 gene encoding uncharacterized protein LOC7460254 isoform X1 has translation MMALENKETMQRSCEASLKCLQIKGFPYGNTFESFRFKEEIGAHPGRDVVEPVHSLSSEFLELPSEFQNKPAYHHDFGSWSTFYPDSQKMPPCQMNCFESQFYPFPLETRFQYAPFNMFSQGYPCEIQLQDFQYFVVIDFEATCDKERNPHPQEIIEFPSVIVSSVTGQLEACFQTYVRPTCNQHLSDFCKDLTGIQQIQVDRGVTLSEALLRHDKWLENKGIKNTSFAVVTWSNWDCRVMLESECRFKKIRKPPYFNRWINLKVPFCEIFGGARCLKEAVEMAGLEWQGRAHCGLDDAKNTARLLALLMHRGIRFSITNSLMWNTTDSSLPCKQSPENLSFSPHQPQKLKEMRIPVFPYHPFCFCGVKSSKGMVRKPGPKQGSLFFGCGNWTATRGARCHYFEWASP, from the exons ATGATGGCCCTTGAAAATAAAG AAACTATGCAAAGGAGCTGTGAGGCCTCCTTAAAATGCCTCCAAATCAAGGGATTCCCTTATGGGAATACCTTTGAAAGCTTTCGGTTCAAAGAAGAAATTGGTGCTCACCCAGGCAGGGATGTTGTTGAACCAGTTCACTCACTAAGCAGCGAGTTTCTTGAACTTCCAAGTGAATTTCAGAACAAACCTGCCTACCATCATGATTTTGGCTCATGGTCTACCTTTTATCCAGACTCTCAAAAGATGCCGCCGTGCCAAATGAATTGTTTTGAAAGCCAATTTTATCCCTTTCCTTTGGAGACTCGATTTCAGTATGCTCCTTTCAATATGTTTTCTCAAGGTTATCCATGTGAGATCCAGTTACAAGATTTTCAGTATTTTGTGGTCATAGACTTTGAGGCTACTTGTGACAAGGAAAGAAATCCTCATCCACAAGAGATAATTGAGTTTCCATCTGTCATTGTGAGCAGTGTCACTGGCCAACTAGAAGCGTGTTTTCAGACATATGTGCGACCAACATGCAATCAGCACCTCAGTGATTTCTGCAAGGATCTGACTGGTATCCAGCAAATCCAG GTGGACAGAGGTGTTACTCTTAGTGAAGCACTCCTCAGGCATGATAAATGGCTTGAGaataaagggataaaaaatacTAGCTTTGCTGTGGTGACATGGTCAAACTGGGATTGTCGGGTGATGTTGGAATCTGAGTGCCGATTCAAGAAGATCAGGAAGCCTCCTTATTTTAATCG ATGGATCAACTTAAAAGTTCCGTTCTGTGAAATATTTGGTGGTGCAAGATGTCTGAAGGAGGCTGTTGAGATGGCAGGCCTAGAATGGCAGGGCCGTGCTCACTGTGGACTGGATGATGCCAAAAATACTGCTCGGCTGCTTGCCCTACTCATGCATAGGGGTATCAGATTCTCCATCACCAACTCACTGATGTGGAACACAACTGACAGTTCATTGCCATGCAAGCAGTCCCCCGAGAACCTGTCCTTTTCACCACATCAACCCCAAAAGCTGAAGGAAATGCGTATTCCTGTTTTCCCGTATCACCCCTTTTGTTTCTGTGGGGTGAAAAGCAGCAAGGGAATGGTTCGAAAGCCTGGACCGAAGCAAGGTAGCCTGTTCTTTGGCTGTGGCAACTGGACTGCCACTAGAGGTGCCCGCTGTCATTACTTTGAATGGGCATCTCCTTGA
- the LOC7460254 gene encoding uncharacterized protein LOC7460254 isoform X2: protein MQRSCEASLKCLQIKGFPYGNTFESFRFKEEIGAHPGRDVVEPVHSLSSEFLELPSEFQNKPAYHHDFGSWSTFYPDSQKMPPCQMNCFESQFYPFPLETRFQYAPFNMFSQGYPCEIQLQDFQYFVVIDFEATCDKERNPHPQEIIEFPSVIVSSVTGQLEACFQTYVRPTCNQHLSDFCKDLTGIQQIQVDRGVTLSEALLRHDKWLENKGIKNTSFAVVTWSNWDCRVMLESECRFKKIRKPPYFNRWINLKVPFCEIFGGARCLKEAVEMAGLEWQGRAHCGLDDAKNTARLLALLMHRGIRFSITNSLMWNTTDSSLPCKQSPENLSFSPHQPQKLKEMRIPVFPYHPFCFCGVKSSKGMVRKPGPKQGSLFFGCGNWTATRGARCHYFEWASP, encoded by the exons ATGCAAAGGAGCTGTGAGGCCTCCTTAAAATGCCTCCAAATCAAGGGATTCCCTTATGGGAATACCTTTGAAAGCTTTCGGTTCAAAGAAGAAATTGGTGCTCACCCAGGCAGGGATGTTGTTGAACCAGTTCACTCACTAAGCAGCGAGTTTCTTGAACTTCCAAGTGAATTTCAGAACAAACCTGCCTACCATCATGATTTTGGCTCATGGTCTACCTTTTATCCAGACTCTCAAAAGATGCCGCCGTGCCAAATGAATTGTTTTGAAAGCCAATTTTATCCCTTTCCTTTGGAGACTCGATTTCAGTATGCTCCTTTCAATATGTTTTCTCAAGGTTATCCATGTGAGATCCAGTTACAAGATTTTCAGTATTTTGTGGTCATAGACTTTGAGGCTACTTGTGACAAGGAAAGAAATCCTCATCCACAAGAGATAATTGAGTTTCCATCTGTCATTGTGAGCAGTGTCACTGGCCAACTAGAAGCGTGTTTTCAGACATATGTGCGACCAACATGCAATCAGCACCTCAGTGATTTCTGCAAGGATCTGACTGGTATCCAGCAAATCCAG GTGGACAGAGGTGTTACTCTTAGTGAAGCACTCCTCAGGCATGATAAATGGCTTGAGaataaagggataaaaaatacTAGCTTTGCTGTGGTGACATGGTCAAACTGGGATTGTCGGGTGATGTTGGAATCTGAGTGCCGATTCAAGAAGATCAGGAAGCCTCCTTATTTTAATCG ATGGATCAACTTAAAAGTTCCGTTCTGTGAAATATTTGGTGGTGCAAGATGTCTGAAGGAGGCTGTTGAGATGGCAGGCCTAGAATGGCAGGGCCGTGCTCACTGTGGACTGGATGATGCCAAAAATACTGCTCGGCTGCTTGCCCTACTCATGCATAGGGGTATCAGATTCTCCATCACCAACTCACTGATGTGGAACACAACTGACAGTTCATTGCCATGCAAGCAGTCCCCCGAGAACCTGTCCTTTTCACCACATCAACCCCAAAAGCTGAAGGAAATGCGTATTCCTGTTTTCCCGTATCACCCCTTTTGTTTCTGTGGGGTGAAAAGCAGCAAGGGAATGGTTCGAAAGCCTGGACCGAAGCAAGGTAGCCTGTTCTTTGGCTGTGGCAACTGGACTGCCACTAGAGGTGCCCGCTGTCATTACTTTGAATGGGCATCTCCTTGA